The sequence TACCTGAACCACGAAAACTTTTTTTTCCGTGCCCGCATGGGTTACCGTCATTGTAACCGGGTCGCAAAAAAATTCCGGCTGGGCGTAAAGTTTCAGCATTTCGTTGAGGTCGAACCCGATGAACGAATCTTCCTCCACTTCCGACAGACCCGTGAACTGGCCCTCTCCCGCGCCGAAAACCATCAGGCCTCCGCCGCTGTTGAAAATGGACATGGCGTCGCGCACAAGCGTGAGCTTGTAAAGTTCGCTTTCATCTTTCCAGTTGATGTTGCCTTTGAGCGCCAGTTTGCGCGAATTTGAAAGGTTTTCCAGCCTTTCGATAATTTCAGCTTCGGTAATTGTCGCCATTGTTTTCTCCGTTAAATGTACACATAATTCTAATCAACGAGGTGCCTTGAAGTCAATATGCAGGTCAAAGGTCAGCGCCTTTGCGGTACATCCACCATATCCCGCCCGCGACTATGGCAAACATGAGCGCGGTGAGATAGCGCATGATATGCATTGAAGCGGTGTTGCAGAGTGCGCGCACCTGTTTGCGCAGCTCGGCGGGCTGGGCGGAGTCTGAAGCGAATGCGTCAAGCGCGGCGATTGACGAGGAGCTGCGTATTATAGCCAGCGATTTTGCCGCGATCAGGCGCAGTTCGGTGTCATAGTCCGCAGAATTCAGCAGCCGCGCGAGTTCCGGTTCGGCCGCAGGGTCGGAAACCGTGGTCAGCGCGTCTTTTGCCGCCTGCCTGACAAACCCGACGCCTGTCTGCGCCGCTTGCGCCAGGGGCCTGACCGCCGCGCCGGTCTGCATATTTACCAGTACCATGGCGGCTCGGTCGGCCATGATGGTGTCGGTGCTTTTGGCGTCTTCGATAAACATGGCGGTAATCGCCGGATTGTCCATTCTGCCTATGGCGACGGCGGCTTTTTTCCTGTATCCATATTCCGCGCCGGAATAAACTTCACGGCGCAGGATTTCGGCGGCTTCAGGCGAGGCGAAGGCGACTATCGAGTCAAATGCCGCGCTTTCCACGGCGGGATTTTCGTCTTTTGTCATCGCCAGAATGGGAGGCAGACTGTCCCTGTTTTTAAGGTTCCCCAGACAGGTCACGGCTTTTTTTCGCACTTCCCAGTGTGTGTTTCCGAGCGCCCGCTCCAGTTCGGAGGCGGCGTTCCTGCTTTTGCTTTCGCATAACGCGGAAACAGCCGCTTCAGCTTTTTCACGGTCAGGTGAAAGGCTTGTGGTTTCGCCCGCAAAAACGCTTGTGTTGAACAGAATGATCACTGTTGCGATTATAAATCGGTTCATATTAATCCTAATGATACAAAAATAGGCGTCGCGGCAACAAGAATGCGGCGCGACGCGGTGTTTTGTCTATTTCTGCGGCAGACCGGAATTTGCCGTCGTTCAGTCGGTTCCCGCATGCATTCTGCCGTGCATCGGGTATTGACATGCGGACGGTTGTGTGTAGAATAGTATCAGGAAGTATCATAATCTGTTAAGATATGTGAAATGCGGCGGTCGTTCCGGGTTGCCGCCTTATGGTGGTGCGATATGAAACTGGGCGATAAAATAGAGCAGTTGTTGAAACAGCGTAAAATGACCAAGACGGAACTGGCCAGCCGCATGGGGCTGAAAGACTCCAGCGTTATTTCGCACTGGGTGTATCACCGCTTTCATCCCGGGCGCGGCAATCTGGAGAAGCTTTGCGCAGTTTTCGAGAAGCCCGCGGAATATTTTGCGGACGACGCGGCGGACACCGTCGCGCCCCAGCAGGAGGACGCCGAACGCCGTCTGACGGACGCGTTGCGCGAAATTGAAACGCGCGGCGGCTTCAACAAAAAATCGGCCCATGTGGGAGTGGTCGGGACGATAACGGGCGACTGTTTCGGTTTTTCACCGGATGTGATAGCCGAAGAATATCTGCCGGTGCTTGTGGAATCTTACGGCGAGAGCCGGGTTTACGCTTTGCGGATCCGGGGCGGAGTTTTAAGCCCCACCGCGGAAGACGGCGACTATGCCATAATTTCCCAGACTGCCTATGTGGATGACGGGCGCCTTGCGCTGATCCGGCTGGCCGCTGGTTACGCCGTGCGGCGTATTTTCCGCAAAAAAAACGGGGTGGAATTGAAGCCGGAGCCGGCGCATGCCAGAACGCTTGTGCTGAAGCTGGACGAATTTTGCGTTATTGGTCAGGTGATAGGTTTTTTTCGCAAACCGTAAAAGGAGTTTCCTGTTATGAAAAAAGCGATCGCTTATATCGGCTGTTTCGCAAGCGCCGTTCCGCTGCTGGCTGCGGGCGGACTGTCCGAAGGCCTGAAAAAACTTTCTTCGGCCGACGCGAACGAACGGCAGTCCGGCATCAAAATGGTCTGCGCTTCGCAGGAACGCGGCGCCGGCGCGGAGCTTGAAAACGCGCTGGCCAGCGCCGACTGGTATGTGCGGGCAAAGGCGGCGGTATGCCTTGGCGACAGGCGGCAGGAATCCGCTGTTGCGAAGATTCTCGCGCTGCTGCAGGATCCTGAAGAAAACGTCCGGTCTTCTGCGGTTTACGGGCTGAGCCAGATGCCCGGCGAGGAGAGCGCGGATTTTGTGTTTCAGGCTTTCAAGGATCCGTCGCATAAAGTGCGTATAGCCGCTATGACATTGCTGAGCCAGCGCAGGGACGCGCGCTCTCTCAGGGCGGTGCTGCGGGGCATGGAAGACGAGTCGGGTTTGGTGCGCGAGAAAGTGATGTGGGCCGTCCATAACAATGTTCCTGACCAGGCCGTGCCGCTCCTGATGCGCGGGCTGGACGATCCTTACGGGCGTGTGCGCTCGGCTGCGGCTTCCATTCTGGGGATTCGGGGCTATCGGGCCGCGATACCCAAACTGCTGAAAATGGTGAATGACAAGGATTCCCTTGTCCGCGGCAGCGTAGCCATAGCGCTGGGCAAGATGAAAGAGCCGCAGGCCATCACCCCGCTCATTGAGATCATCAACGATCCGTCGCCTTCGGTGCGGGAAAGCGCGGTGGAAGCGTTGAGCAGATACGATGATCCCCGCGCAATCGCCGCCGTGCGCGCGGCAGTTAAAAATCAGGCGGAGGCGAAAAAAACGGGCGCAGCCAAAACGGCCGGAAAAACCATTGAACCAAAAACTGACGACGGCGCATCCGGCGTGCGGAAAGGGCGTTTCCGTGTCAAATATCTGGCGGCGGCAATCGCGCTGGTTCTGGCGGCTGCGTGGCTGGCGGCGTCAAAATTCAAGGATTGACTTGCCTGGCGCCCTGATTAAGTTATATATTGCTATATAAGTGCCAATCATCTGCCGCGGCGCGCGCTGGCGGCTGAAAAATGAGGATGTCATGCCGAACCCGAATTTACAACGTAAACTGACAATAGCCGCGGCGTTGCTTTTTTTGACGGGCGTGTTCCCGTTTGTAACGGCGGTTCACGCGCAAAGCGGCAGCGATATGGTGGACAGCGAGAGCCTGCTCGATTCCGAGAACAAGGATTTTCGGGAAAGCGCGGTTAATGCGCTGTGCGATTCAAAAGGGAAAGCCAATACTACCGCCGCGCTGATCAAGGCGCTGAAAAATTCCTATTGGCTGGTGCAATACAAGGCGGTAATCTGTCTTGGCGATCGCGGCCGCGGCGACAAGGATGCGGGCCGTGCGCTCATCGCGTTTCTCAAGCAGGACGACGGTTCCCGCGAGAAACTTACCGCCTCCACTATTGAAGCAATCGGGAAAGCGCGGCCGCTGGAAGCGACGTGGGAGCTCAGCCGGTACATAAAATCCAGTTCCGACCTGGTGCGCAAGGCGGCCGCACAGTCCATGATTTCGCTGGATGATCCTGTCGATCTGAAGGTGATCGTAAAAAGCATTTCCGCCACACATTGCCCTGACGCGCCGGACTCCGCGGTATATACCGGCGCGCAGTACCTCGCCGAGCAGCTCCGCACCGGCTCTTCGAGCCAGAAAATTTCGGCCATGTGGGCCATTTCGCAGGCCAAAGCCGGCGGCCAGCTGTTGTTGCTCAATCTGCTGAAAGATCCAGACTCCTCGATCCGCACCGAAGCCGCTTTCGCGCTGGGCGATATGGGTTCATGCGACGCCATCACTCCGCTTGCCGAAATGGGAGTGAGCGATCTGTCTGCCAAAGCGCGCATTGCGGCGTTGTGGAATATCGCAAAAATAAAAGACGGCAAAACGCCCCGCCGCGACTCTGATCCGATGTTTCGCGACACTGCCGAGCAGACCGCGAAAGGCCTGAAGGAAAAAGCCGCGGCGATCGCGCAGGCGAGCATTTCTTCGCCGGAACCGGAAGTCCGAGTAGGGGTGGCTTCCGTGGCGTTGCGCATAAAGAACGACAAATTCGAGAAAGTCGCGTCGGCTGTGCTGCTCGCAAAGAAAGGCGAGTTTCCGTATCCTCTGAAACTTGAGGCGGCGTACCAGCTCTGGGATTTCGGCGGTCAGACCGCGGCGGACACCTTTTCAAAAGCGCTTGGTTCTTTCAATCCTGAAATCCGCATTCCCGCGCGCGCGGCCGCGGCGGAGAGTCTGGGTGGTTCGAAATTCCTCATGCCGTTTTTCGTATGCGGAGCGATATTCGTGGTGATGCTGGTGCTGCTGTATTGGCTGAGAGTGCATGCGGGCAGGCGTGAGGCCGAGGAAAAGGCCAAGATGGAGCTGGCTGCCGAAATCGCGTCAAAATCGAGCGGCGACGCATGGCTATGAAAAAAGTCACGATATTTCTATGCGCGGGTCTGTTCTCGCCTGCCGTATGCGGGCTTGAAATAAAATTGCAGCAGTACGGTCCTGAAAAATATGCGGCGGCCAGCGTGGAGGATGTGCTTACGCTGTCTGACACGCCCGGTTACCGCATTGAAGACGCTGTGGCCAACGGTTTTACCGTGACGCGGGTTGCCGCATTGACCGCCGAGGCTAACGAAGCGGGCAAAACCGGGCTGGAAACTTTCATGTCGGCCATTTCATCGCGTGCGGCTGAAGCCGGCGCGAACGCGGTGTATATAAACGCGGCCAACGCCTACCCCGGTTCCAACAGCATCGCGCAGGTCAAAGGCGATCTTTACCGGGTGGTGTGGGCCGGCGAAGTGCCGGAGAATCTGCAGGCGGGGTTTGGCGCGGCCGCACGGCTTTTTAACACCGAACTGATAACCCGCATGCCCTATTATGCGAAGCGGCAGGCGCTTATGTTCGGGGTGGAGCGGTCAGTGATAAATGACATTTTCGGCCTGCAGCTTTCCACGGCTGCCAGTCCGCTTGAGCAGTTTTCTGACATGACCTGCGGTGAATTGACCAGGAAACAGAGCAAACGGCTCAAATCTTTTTTCAAATTGCAGGCCGCGCCGTCCGACGATACGGTGGTAAATGATATTCTGGTGGCGGGCAGCATCGAGAGTCTTGACGTTTTTCTTGGGTCCATCAAATCCGGTCTGAAAAAAGAGGCCCAGCTTCTCATGGCGGCCAATCCCGCCGAATATGCGTCCTACCGCGACATTTATTTCCGCATTTACGGCGCTTTGCCGGTGGAAGATCCTCAGGCCGATCCTGATTCGGAATAAAATCCCGGTTTCATTTTGCTTTTCCGGCAGGCCGTGCGGGTGCCGGACATTCTTTGCGGGCCGCGCATTCATGTTCCGGCAATGCTGTAACAGCTGACCGGAGTTTCTTCTGCCCGGCGGTTTTGTGCAGCAGGTAATAGCCCAGGCACAGCGCGAACGCGGAGAGTGTGACATAGGCGGCTATCCTGTCCTGAACCGGCAGCGGCTTGCCCTGCTGATATAACAGTCCCGTCACGCGGATTAGAAAGCCGGCCGGAACCAGAACCGCCAGGCCGGTGCCGCTTGCCAGCGCGGCGCAGAACAGATAAGAGTAAGCGAAAAGCGCGGGCAGTTCAAAGAAAGCCTGTCCGTGTCCCCTGAAGGAAGTGTACATCAGCGAAACCATAACCGCCGCTATGCCGGCCGGCAAATCATCTTTAAGTCCGTTAAACAGCGCAGCGCGGAACACCACTTCATCGAAAACCGCCGCGCACAGCGCGACGGCAAGATATGGCGCCACGCGCAATGACAGGTGGAAATCTCCATCAGCCGCGACAAGCAGACTCATGGCGAAAGTCATGCCGAGCAATATGGGCAGGCCCGATCCGCCGGCGCGGTGCAGTCCCCAGGTTTTCAGGGGTTTCAGCCGGCGCAGAAACCACAGCAGGATGGCCGAGCCTGCGGCAAAAAAAACTGCTCCGGTCACAGGTTTTACCAGTTGCTCCGGCAGCCAGCCCAGCCGCAGCAGCGCTCTTGAAAGCAGCCAGCCCAGCGGTGTAGCCATAACGGTCAGGATTGCGGCATAGGCGGCGAATCTTGTTTTGCTGGAGTCGGGCATAAAATATTTTCCGGTGAGTTCTGAATACGACTGAAGCGCCGCCGCCTTTTGTTTCAAGTTGAGGCCGAGTCCGGCCCCGTTTTCAATTATATGTTTTAACAAAGCCCGGGGAAACCCTTTTTAAAGTTTTGCGGTTTTTATATCATATCACTGTATGGAAGAGAATAAATCCTGCCGCGCCTATTTTGATTTGCAGGCCGAAACCTGGGACAATTACGATCCCGATACGGTTTACCCGGTGATCGTCCGGATTCTCGACCGGTTCGGGCTTGAGCCGGGCGGGTCGGTTCTGGATGTGGCCTGCGGCACGGGCAT is a genomic window of Elusimicrobiaceae bacterium containing:
- a CDS encoding HEAT repeat domain-containing protein; this translates as MNRFIIATVIILFNTSVFAGETTSLSPDREKAEAAVSALCESKSRNAASELERALGNTHWEVRKKAVTCLGNLKNRDSLPPILAMTKDENPAVESAAFDSIVAFASPEAAEILRREVYSGAEYGYRKKAAVAIGRMDNPAITAMFIEDAKSTDTIMADRAAMVLVNMQTGAAVRPLAQAAQTGVGFVRQAAKDALTTVSDPAAEPELARLLNSADYDTELRLIAAKSLAIIRSSSSIAALDAFASDSAQPAELRKQVRALCNTASMHIMRYLTALMFAIVAGGIWWMYRKGADL
- a CDS encoding XRE family transcriptional regulator; this encodes MRRSFRVAALWWCDMKLGDKIEQLLKQRKMTKTELASRMGLKDSSVISHWVYHRFHPGRGNLEKLCAVFEKPAEYFADDAADTVAPQQEDAERRLTDALREIETRGGFNKKSAHVGVVGTITGDCFGFSPDVIAEEYLPVLVESYGESRVYALRIRGGVLSPTAEDGDYAIISQTAYVDDGRLALIRLAAGYAVRRIFRKKNGVELKPEPAHARTLVLKLDEFCVIGQVIGFFRKP
- a CDS encoding HEAT repeat domain-containing protein, which translates into the protein MKKAIAYIGCFASAVPLLAAGGLSEGLKKLSSADANERQSGIKMVCASQERGAGAELENALASADWYVRAKAAVCLGDRRQESAVAKILALLQDPEENVRSSAVYGLSQMPGEESADFVFQAFKDPSHKVRIAAMTLLSQRRDARSLRAVLRGMEDESGLVREKVMWAVHNNVPDQAVPLLMRGLDDPYGRVRSAAASILGIRGYRAAIPKLLKMVNDKDSLVRGSVAIALGKMKEPQAITPLIEIINDPSPSVRESAVEALSRYDDPRAIAAVRAAVKNQAEAKKTGAAKTAGKTIEPKTDDGASGVRKGRFRVKYLAAAIALVLAAAWLAASKFKD
- a CDS encoding HEAT repeat domain-containing protein — its product is MPIICRGARWRLKNEDVMPNPNLQRKLTIAAALLFLTGVFPFVTAVHAQSGSDMVDSESLLDSENKDFRESAVNALCDSKGKANTTAALIKALKNSYWLVQYKAVICLGDRGRGDKDAGRALIAFLKQDDGSREKLTASTIEAIGKARPLEATWELSRYIKSSSDLVRKAAAQSMISLDDPVDLKVIVKSISATHCPDAPDSAVYTGAQYLAEQLRTGSSSQKISAMWAISQAKAGGQLLLLNLLKDPDSSIRTEAAFALGDMGSCDAITPLAEMGVSDLSAKARIAALWNIAKIKDGKTPRRDSDPMFRDTAEQTAKGLKEKAAAIAQASISSPEPEVRVGVASVALRIKNDKFEKVASAVLLAKKGEFPYPLKLEAAYQLWDFGGQTAADTFSKALGSFNPEIRIPARAAAAESLGGSKFLMPFFVCGAIFVVMLVLLYWLRVHAGRREAEEKAKMELAAEIASKSSGDAWL